One Hydrogenophaga crassostreae genomic region harbors:
- a CDS encoding pirin family protein codes for MKTLSFIQRNPNGHWVGDGFPVRSIFSYQDNPTAFSPFLLLDYAGPTRFDATTQRRGVGQHPHRGFETVSIVYHGEVAHRDSTGAGGTIGPGGVQWMTAAGGIVHEEFHGERYARDGGPFEMVQLWVNLPARNKMGPPGYQGITAAQTPTVELPDGAGTARLIAGDFMGAQAPAHSFTPMQVWDLQLKAGSTVVLPAPEGHTTVPLVLRGLVATPEGVEASDAEMMVFSREGEGVTLHVLTDATVLWLCGEPIDEPVVGYGPFVMNSEAEIHQAFADFQSGRF; via the coding sequence ATGAAAACCCTGTCTTTCATCCAGCGCAACCCCAATGGCCACTGGGTTGGCGACGGGTTTCCGGTGCGCAGCATTTTTTCGTACCAGGACAACCCGACCGCTTTCTCACCCTTCCTGCTGCTCGACTACGCCGGCCCAACCCGTTTTGACGCCACGACCCAGCGCCGGGGCGTGGGCCAGCATCCACACCGGGGGTTTGAGACCGTGAGCATCGTTTACCACGGTGAGGTGGCGCACCGCGACTCCACTGGTGCCGGTGGCACCATCGGCCCGGGAGGTGTGCAATGGATGACCGCCGCTGGTGGCATCGTGCACGAGGAGTTCCATGGAGAGCGCTATGCGCGCGATGGCGGGCCATTTGAAATGGTGCAACTGTGGGTCAATCTGCCCGCGCGCAACAAGATGGGTCCGCCGGGCTACCAGGGCATCACTGCCGCACAGACGCCCACCGTCGAATTGCCCGACGGAGCGGGCACGGCGCGTCTGATCGCCGGAGACTTCATGGGCGCCCAAGCGCCAGCCCATTCGTTCACGCCCATGCAGGTATGGGACTTGCAACTCAAAGCAGGCAGCACGGTTGTCTTGCCTGCCCCCGAGGGCCACACCACGGTGCCGCTGGTGCTCAGGGGCCTTGTGGCAACGCCTGAAGGGGTTGAGGCGAGCGACGCTGAAATGATGGTTTTCTCCCGTGAAGGCGAAGGGGTGACGCTGCATGTCCTGACCGACGCCACGGTGCTCTGGCTCTGTGGTGAGCCCATTGATGAACCGGTGGTGGGGTATGGTCCTTTTGTGATGAACAGCGAAGCCGAGATTCACCAGGCCTTTGCCGATTTTCAGAGTGGACGGTTTTGA
- a CDS encoding right-handed parallel beta-helix repeat-containing protein has protein sequence MWPKTPHWRRTPCLVRWTAGAVLLLGLLSACGGGRDTSPERGQSATGANVREASIETEDTRWRQAAALNTETLSEAANAPAINEGLKKAASQGTMRPVFRFYNPVAAVHFYTISASERDQVIRMLPQFQYEGQAFSASVDEAPGLNAVYRFLNTVSGVHFYSISAEEKTYIQNNLPTFRYEGVAYYASQVAATGFNALYRFFVLSKGVHFYTANPAEAASIRALPARYRDEGVGYFVGPTVEDTAANASPCETATGRVLSVGPGKAYAGPRAASLAAMAGDVIKIDAGEYRGDVAFWSADNLTICGVGGQARLYADGQNAGGKAIWVIQGSNITVANIDFHDAKVDDRNGAGIRAEHASGFLRIINSGFYDNENGILAADGPTTILIEGSEFARNGTGLPNGQTHNIYINHIDSVRVSASFFHQAKYGHNFKSRAKETVIENSYLMDGPSGYSSYLVDTPNGGRVVLRGNLLQKGPQAANRTAIAYGAEGLQAGTNTLLASHNTIVLTRPNSTFFSAPAGTQSIQLTANLLASTNNDELIRGGFSSTLMQQAGTVLGSSAQITAPDSLVAPNFWPNASLLSRLPLSGIPDPGYANDSPETFRLRALVGASRLSGALQSAP, from the coding sequence ATGTGGCCAAAGACCCCCCATTGGCGCCGCACCCCTTGCCTGGTGCGGTGGACGGCAGGCGCTGTGCTGTTGCTCGGCCTGTTGTCTGCTTGTGGCGGCGGACGCGATACAAGCCCTGAACGGGGCCAGTCGGCCACGGGTGCCAATGTGCGGGAAGCATCGATTGAGACGGAGGACACCCGATGGCGGCAGGCCGCCGCCTTGAACACCGAAACCCTGAGTGAAGCGGCCAACGCACCGGCGATCAACGAGGGCCTGAAGAAGGCCGCCAGCCAGGGCACCATGCGCCCGGTCTTCCGTTTCTACAACCCCGTGGCGGCGGTGCATTTTTACACCATCAGCGCCAGCGAACGCGATCAGGTGATCCGCATGCTGCCGCAGTTCCAATACGAAGGGCAGGCATTTTCAGCCAGTGTGGACGAGGCCCCGGGACTGAATGCGGTCTACCGGTTTCTCAACACCGTCAGCGGGGTGCATTTCTATTCCATCAGCGCCGAAGAAAAGACTTACATACAAAACAACCTGCCGACGTTCCGCTATGAAGGGGTGGCCTACTACGCGAGCCAGGTCGCGGCCACAGGCTTCAACGCCCTCTACCGGTTTTTTGTGCTGTCCAAAGGGGTGCACTTCTATACGGCCAACCCGGCCGAAGCGGCCAGTATCCGTGCCCTCCCCGCCCGGTACAGGGATGAGGGCGTCGGCTATTTCGTCGGCCCAACCGTCGAAGATACCGCTGCAAACGCTTCTCCATGTGAGACGGCTACAGGAAGGGTCTTGTCGGTCGGCCCCGGGAAAGCCTACGCGGGCCCCCGCGCCGCATCCCTGGCCGCCATGGCCGGCGATGTGATCAAGATCGATGCTGGTGAGTACCGGGGCGATGTGGCGTTCTGGTCGGCAGACAATCTGACGATTTGCGGCGTGGGCGGGCAGGCCCGCTTGTATGCCGACGGGCAAAACGCAGGCGGCAAAGCCATCTGGGTGATCCAGGGCAGCAACATCACGGTCGCCAATATCGACTTCCATGACGCCAAGGTCGACGACCGCAACGGCGCCGGCATCCGGGCTGAACACGCCAGCGGCTTCCTGCGCATCATCAACAGCGGCTTTTACGACAATGAAAACGGCATCCTTGCCGCAGATGGTCCGACCACCATCCTCATCGAAGGCTCGGAGTTCGCGCGCAACGGAACGGGCTTGCCCAACGGACAGACCCACAACATCTACATCAACCACATCGATTCGGTGAGGGTTTCGGCCAGCTTCTTTCACCAGGCCAAATACGGCCACAACTTCAAAAGCCGTGCGAAGGAAACGGTGATCGAGAACAGCTACCTCATGGATGGCCCAAGCGGCTACTCAAGCTACCTGGTCGACACGCCCAACGGGGGCCGGGTGGTGCTGCGTGGCAACCTGTTGCAAAAAGGGCCTCAGGCCGCCAACCGCACCGCCATCGCCTACGGCGCAGAGGGCCTTCAGGCTGGAACCAACACACTGCTGGCCTCCCACAACACCATTGTTCTGACCCGCCCCAACAGCACGTTTTTCAGCGCCCCTGCTGGAACCCAGTCGATCCAGCTCACCGCCAACTTGCTGGCCAGCACCAACAACGACGAGCTCATTCGGGGCGGGTTTTCCTCCACTCTGATGCAACAGGCCGGAACCGTCCTGGGCTCGAGCGCCCAGATCACCGCGCCAGACAGCCTGGTCGCGCCCAATTTCTGGCCCAACGCCAGCTTGCTGTCCCGGTTGCCCTTGTCGGGCATACCCGATCCGGGCTACGCCAACGACTCACCAGAAACCTTTCGCCTGAGGGCGCTGGTGGGAGCGTCTCGGCTCAGCGGTGCTTTGCAGTCCGCGCCGTGA
- a CDS encoding pirin family protein, with the protein MLEMVINAREADLGHGLKVRRVLPFAKRRNVGPFVFLDHAGPVPLPSGYDRKSDVRPHPHIGLSTVSYLLSGQITHRDSLGTLQIIRPGEVNWMTAGRGITHSERFTHPDSYADGGLELMQLWVALPEADEETGPAFTHYPKEALPEQNTGGVWSRLVAGTAYGQTSPVQTHSPLFFLHVEMTPGARLPLPGGYSEQAVYVAKGEVEHAGAVYAAGQLLVFDGDNTAQISAGAAATLMVFGGEPLGERHLFWNFVSSRKERIEQAKADWRSGRFALPPDDCEERIPLPE; encoded by the coding sequence ATGCTTGAAATGGTGATCAATGCCCGCGAGGCCGATTTGGGCCATGGGCTCAAGGTTCGGCGCGTTCTGCCTTTTGCCAAACGGCGCAATGTGGGGCCTTTCGTGTTTCTGGACCATGCGGGCCCGGTGCCGCTGCCGTCCGGATACGACCGAAAATCCGATGTGCGGCCCCATCCCCATATTGGCCTGTCGACCGTGAGTTACCTGCTGAGTGGCCAGATCACGCACCGCGACAGCCTCGGCACGCTGCAGATCATTCGACCCGGCGAAGTCAACTGGATGACAGCCGGGCGCGGCATCACCCACTCTGAACGCTTTACACACCCCGACTCCTACGCGGATGGTGGTCTGGAGCTGATGCAACTGTGGGTCGCATTGCCTGAGGCAGACGAAGAAACCGGGCCTGCTTTCACCCACTATCCCAAGGAGGCGCTGCCCGAGCAAAACACCGGTGGCGTCTGGAGCCGCCTTGTCGCGGGTACAGCCTATGGCCAGACCAGTCCCGTGCAAACCCATTCGCCGCTGTTTTTCCTGCATGTGGAAATGACCCCGGGAGCGCGCCTGCCTTTGCCCGGTGGCTACAGCGAGCAAGCGGTTTACGTGGCCAAAGGCGAGGTGGAGCACGCTGGCGCGGTGTACGCTGCAGGGCAGTTGCTGGTTTTTGACGGTGATAACACGGCCCAGATCAGCGCGGGTGCGGCTGCCACGCTGATGGTTTTTGGCGGTGAGCCGCTGGGTGAACGCCACCTGTTCTGGAACTTCGTATCGTCGCGCAAAGAGCGCATCGAACAGGCCAAAGCCGACTGGCGGTCCGGACGCTTTGCCCTCCCGCCCGATGATTGTGAGGAGCGCATTCCGTTACCTGAATAG
- a CDS encoding YifB family Mg chelatase-like AAA ATPase, with protein sequence MSLALVHSRALLGLEARPVQVEVHLANGLPSFTLVGLADTEVKEARERVRSAIANAGLDFPSNKRITVNLAPADLPKDSGRFDLPIALGILAASGQIAAERLTGWEFAGELSLGGDLRPIRGALAMSLALHRAAEQAGEQTASLVLPPGSAEEAALVPEAHVYRARHLLDVVAQFLPVSNKAGEEALPLPEGDGWARLTARQNEVAASYADLSDVKGQSAAKRALEIAAAGGHSLLMMGPPGSGKSMLAQRFAGLLPPMSTGEALESAAVASLAGRFSLDRWGQRPTCAPHHSASAVALVGGGSPPRPGEISLAHQGVLFLDELPEFPRAALEALREPLESGHIRISRAAMQSEFPARFQLVAAMNPCPCGYLGHPARACRCTPDQIFRYQGKLSGPLLDRIDLHVEVPAIASDDLLHGAAGEGSAAVRDRVVAARWRAMARQGQNNQALAGKALDEHLHAEAAALTFLNTASTRLGWSARSTHRALRVARTIADLAGAGNVTAAHVAEAVQYRRALRQNG encoded by the coding sequence ATGAGCTTAGCTTTGGTGCACAGCCGTGCGTTGTTGGGGCTGGAGGCGCGGCCGGTTCAGGTGGAGGTGCATCTGGCCAATGGCTTGCCCAGCTTCACTCTGGTTGGTCTGGCCGATACCGAGGTCAAAGAAGCACGCGAACGCGTGCGTTCGGCCATCGCCAACGCGGGTCTGGACTTTCCCAGCAACAAGCGCATCACCGTGAATCTGGCGCCCGCCGATCTGCCGAAAGACTCGGGACGCTTCGATTTGCCCATTGCCCTGGGCATCCTTGCCGCCAGCGGCCAGATTGCAGCCGAACGTTTGACCGGTTGGGAGTTCGCTGGCGAGTTGTCGCTCGGCGGCGACCTGCGGCCCATACGTGGTGCCCTGGCCATGAGTCTGGCGTTGCACCGCGCAGCCGAGCAGGCGGGTGAGCAAACGGCCAGCCTGGTGTTGCCCCCCGGCAGCGCCGAAGAGGCGGCGCTGGTGCCCGAAGCGCATGTGTACCGGGCGCGCCACCTGCTTGACGTGGTGGCCCAGTTTCTGCCTGTGTCGAACAAGGCGGGCGAAGAGGCCTTGCCTTTGCCGGAGGGCGACGGGTGGGCGCGGCTCACGGCGCGCCAGAACGAAGTGGCGGCAAGCTATGCCGATCTGTCGGACGTCAAGGGCCAGTCGGCGGCGAAGCGCGCCCTGGAAATCGCGGCCGCGGGCGGCCACAGCCTGTTGATGATGGGCCCACCCGGTTCGGGCAAAAGCATGTTGGCCCAGCGTTTTGCGGGTTTGTTGCCGCCGATGAGCACGGGTGAAGCGCTGGAATCGGCAGCGGTGGCGTCTCTCGCGGGCCGGTTCAGCCTGGACCGCTGGGGTCAGCGTCCCACCTGCGCACCCCACCACAGTGCCAGCGCCGTTGCGCTGGTGGGCGGTGGTTCACCGCCGCGGCCCGGCGAAATCTCGCTCGCCCACCAGGGCGTTCTGTTTCTGGATGAACTCCCCGAGTTTCCCCGGGCGGCTCTGGAGGCATTGCGCGAACCCCTGGAGAGTGGCCACATCCGCATCTCGCGTGCGGCCATGCAAAGCGAATTTCCCGCCCGGTTTCAGCTGGTCGCCGCCATGAACCCCTGCCCCTGCGGCTACCTAGGCCATCCCGCGCGGGCCTGCCGTTGCACGCCCGATCAGATTTTCCGCTACCAGGGCAAGCTCAGCGGTCCGTTGCTGGACCGCATCGATCTGCACGTTGAAGTGCCTGCGATTGCATCGGATGATCTGTTGCACGGCGCAGCGGGAGAGGGCAGCGCGGCGGTTCGTGACCGGGTGGTGGCTGCACGCTGGCGCGCCATGGCGCGACAAGGCCAAAACAACCAGGCGCTGGCGGGCAAGGCACTGGATGAGCATCTGCACGCTGAAGCGGCGGCACTCACGTTCTTGAACACCGCCTCGACGAGGCTGGGCTGGAGCGCGCGCAGCACGCACCGCGCGTTGCGCGTGGCGCGCACAATTGCCGATCTGGCTGGAGCCGGTAACGTGACTGCTGCGCACGTGGCCGAGGCAGTTCAGTACCGGCGGGCATTGCGGCAAAACGGCTGA
- a CDS encoding ammonium transporter gives MKKLLITLTLGMGLAFGGLNAMAQTDAAPAEAAAVTTAVEAVVETATTEAPAMAEQAAPAPEVAAPAPTVDKGDVSWMMLSTLLVIMMAVPGLALFYGGLVRSKNMLSVLMQVMVVFSLISVLWAVYGYSLAFGGEGLIFGNLDKVFLLGVTPDSLADTFTDNVKIPEFIFIAFQATFAGITCALIVGSFAERMKFSAVLLFSVIWFTFSYLPIAHMVWGAGGYLLDKGALDFAGGTVVHINAAMAGLVGAYMLGKRIGYGKESMAPHSLTLTMVGASLLWVGWFGFNAGSNLEANGGATLAFINTLLATAAAVLAWILGEAMHRGKASMLGGASGAVAGLVAITPACGSVGPMGAIIIGLLSGFLCLWGVSGLKKMLGADDSLDVFGVHGVGGILGALLTGVFTAPGLGGTGGEDFSIASQVLIQAEGVVITMVWSAAVAFVAYKVVDMLVGLRVSEESEREGLDISYHGETAYNR, from the coding sequence ATGAAAAAACTTCTGATCACCCTTACGCTGGGCATGGGACTGGCCTTTGGCGGCCTGAACGCCATGGCTCAAACCGATGCGGCTCCTGCCGAAGCCGCCGCCGTCACGACAGCGGTCGAAGCAGTGGTTGAAACCGCCACCACAGAAGCGCCCGCCATGGCCGAGCAAGCCGCACCGGCACCCGAGGTTGCAGCGCCAGCCCCCACCGTCGACAAAGGTGACGTGTCCTGGATGATGCTGTCAACCCTGCTGGTCATCATGATGGCCGTGCCCGGACTGGCCCTGTTCTACGGCGGTTTGGTCCGCAGCAAGAACATGCTGTCGGTGCTGATGCAGGTGATGGTCGTGTTCTCGCTGATCTCCGTGTTGTGGGCTGTTTACGGCTACAGCCTGGCATTCGGTGGAGAAGGCCTGATCTTCGGCAACCTCGACAAGGTGTTCCTGCTCGGCGTCACACCCGACTCGCTCGCCGACACCTTCACCGACAACGTGAAGATTCCCGAATTCATCTTCATTGCCTTCCAGGCCACCTTTGCCGGCATCACCTGCGCACTGATCGTGGGCTCGTTCGCCGAACGCATGAAGTTCAGCGCCGTGTTGCTGTTCTCGGTGATCTGGTTCACCTTCAGCTACCTGCCGATTGCCCACATGGTGTGGGGCGCTGGTGGTTACCTGCTCGACAAAGGTGCACTCGATTTCGCCGGCGGCACCGTGGTGCACATCAACGCGGCCATGGCTGGCCTGGTGGGCGCCTACATGCTGGGCAAGCGCATCGGCTACGGAAAAGAATCCATGGCGCCTCACAGCCTGACGCTGACCATGGTCGGTGCCTCCCTGCTGTGGGTGGGCTGGTTCGGTTTCAACGCCGGCTCCAACCTGGAAGCCAACGGCGGCGCCACGCTGGCCTTCATCAACACGCTGCTGGCCACCGCGGCGGCTGTGCTGGCCTGGATCCTGGGTGAAGCCATGCACCGCGGCAAGGCTTCGATGCTGGGTGGCGCTTCGGGTGCGGTCGCTGGCCTGGTCGCCATCACCCCCGCATGCGGTTCGGTTGGCCCCATGGGCGCCATCATCATTGGCTTGCTCTCCGGTTTCCTCTGCTTGTGGGGTGTTTCCGGTCTGAAGAAAATGCTCGGCGCAGACGACTCGCTTGACGTGTTCGGTGTGCACGGCGTCGGCGGCATCCTGGGCGCCCTGTTGACCGGTGTGTTCACGGCCCCTGGCCTGGGCGGCACGGGTGGCGAAGACTTCTCGATTGCCAGCCAGGTGCTGATCCAGGCCGAAGGTGTCGTGATCACCATGGTGTGGTCGGCCGCGGTGGCGTTCGTGGCCTACAAGGTCGTGGACATGCTGGTGGGCCTGCGGGTGTCGGAAGAATCGGAACGCGAAGGTCTGGATATTTCGTACCACGGCGAAACGGCCTACAACCGCTGA
- the metH gene encoding methionine synthase — MLLSGLEPLRIGDDSLFVNVGERTNVTGSKAFARMILNGEYEQALAVARQQVDNGAQVIDINMDEAMLDSKAAMVKFLNLIAGEPDIARVPVMVDSSKWEVIEAGLQCIQGKGVVNSISMKEGVDEFKRQANLVKRYGAAAVVMAFDEKGQADTYERKIEICERAYRVLVDEVGFPPEDIIFDPNIFAIATGIEEHNNYAVDFINATRWIKQNLPGAKVSGGVSNVSFSFRGNDPVREAIHTVFLYHAIQAGMDMGIVNAGMVGVYDELEPELRERVEDVVLNRRADAGERLVDVAENAKGMAKDDSKKNEWRALPIRDRLKHALVRGMNEFITEDTEEIWREIEADGGRPLNVIEGPLMDGMNVVGDLFGQGKMFLPQVVKSARVMKQAVAHLLPYIEAEKAALAAAGGDVKAKGKIVIATVKGDVHDIGKNIVTVVLQCNNYEVVNMGVMVPCHEILAKAKEEGADIVGLSGLITPSLEEMQYVAGEMQKDPHFRENSIPLMIGGATTSRVHTAVKIAPHYEGPVVYVPDASRSVSVAQSLLGDNRVQTIAALNADYDKVRTQHANKKQVPMWSIDKARANKTPIDWAAYQPTKPKFIGKRVFKNFDLAEIAKYIDWGPFFQTWDLAGPYPAILTDEVVGEQATKVFADAQAMLKKIIEGRWLSANGVIGLYPANMVNHDDIALYTDESRNDVALTWHGLRQQTEKQEIDGVMRPSRCLADFVAPKGTADDYVGMFAVTAGLGSEKKEKQFNDANDDYNAILFKALADRLAESFAECLHHRVRTDFWGYAADEALSSEELIKEKYQGIRPAPGYPACPDHTVKRAMFEVLNCEEIGMGVTESLAMTPAASVSGFYLSHPQSTYFNVGKVADDQMDDLATRSGVATSELRRWIGTGL, encoded by the coding sequence ATGCTGCTGTCGGGTCTTGAACCCCTGCGCATTGGAGACGACAGCCTGTTCGTCAACGTTGGCGAGCGCACCAACGTGACCGGCTCCAAGGCTTTCGCCCGCATGATCCTGAACGGTGAATACGAGCAGGCCCTGGCCGTGGCGCGCCAGCAGGTGGACAACGGCGCACAGGTGATCGACATCAACATGGACGAAGCCATGCTCGACAGCAAGGCCGCCATGGTGAAGTTCCTCAACCTGATTGCCGGCGAGCCCGACATCGCGCGCGTGCCGGTGATGGTGGATAGCTCCAAGTGGGAGGTGATCGAAGCCGGTCTGCAGTGCATCCAGGGCAAGGGCGTCGTCAACTCGATCAGCATGAAAGAGGGCGTGGACGAGTTCAAACGCCAGGCCAATCTGGTCAAGCGCTACGGCGCGGCAGCCGTGGTGATGGCGTTTGATGAAAAGGGCCAGGCCGATACCTACGAGCGCAAGATCGAGATTTGCGAACGGGCCTACCGTGTGCTGGTGGACGAAGTGGGTTTTCCGCCTGAAGACATCATCTTCGACCCCAACATTTTCGCGATTGCCACCGGCATCGAAGAGCACAACAACTACGCGGTCGACTTCATCAACGCCACCCGCTGGATCAAACAGAACCTGCCTGGCGCCAAGGTGAGCGGTGGCGTGAGCAACGTGTCGTTCAGCTTCCGTGGCAACGACCCGGTGCGCGAAGCCATTCACACGGTGTTCCTGTACCACGCGATTCAGGCCGGCATGGACATGGGCATCGTCAACGCCGGCATGGTCGGCGTGTACGACGAGCTGGAACCCGAGCTGCGCGAGCGGGTGGAAGACGTGGTTTTGAACCGCCGCGCCGACGCCGGCGAGCGGCTCGTGGACGTGGCCGAAAACGCCAAAGGCATGGCCAAGGACGACAGCAAGAAAAACGAATGGCGCGCGCTGCCGATTCGCGATCGCCTGAAACATGCGCTGGTGCGCGGCATGAACGAGTTCATCACCGAAGACACCGAAGAAATCTGGCGCGAGATCGAGGCCGACGGCGGGCGCCCGCTGAACGTGATCGAGGGGCCGCTGATGGACGGCATGAACGTGGTCGGTGACCTGTTTGGCCAGGGCAAGATGTTCCTGCCCCAGGTGGTGAAAAGTGCGCGGGTGATGAAGCAGGCCGTGGCGCATTTGCTGCCCTACATCGAGGCCGAAAAAGCCGCGCTGGCCGCCGCTGGTGGTGACGTGAAAGCCAAGGGAAAGATCGTGATCGCCACGGTGAAGGGCGATGTGCACGACATCGGCAAGAACATCGTCACCGTGGTCCTGCAGTGCAACAACTATGAGGTGGTGAACATGGGCGTGATGGTGCCCTGCCACGAAATTCTGGCCAAGGCCAAAGAAGAAGGCGCCGACATCGTGGGCCTTTCGGGTCTGATCACGCCCAGCCTGGAAGAAATGCAGTACGTGGCGGGCGAGATGCAGAAAGATCCGCATTTCCGCGAGAACAGCATTCCGCTCATGATCGGTGGCGCCACCACCAGCCGCGTGCACACCGCCGTGAAGATCGCGCCGCACTACGAGGGCCCCGTGGTCTATGTGCCCGATGCCTCACGCAGCGTCAGCGTGGCGCAAAGCCTGCTGGGCGACAACCGCGTGCAGACCATTGCCGCTCTGAACGCCGACTACGACAAGGTGCGCACGCAACACGCCAACAAGAAGCAGGTGCCGATGTGGTCCATCGACAAGGCGCGCGCCAACAAGACGCCGATCGACTGGGCGGCTTACCAGCCCACCAAACCGAAGTTCATCGGCAAGCGGGTGTTCAAGAATTTTGACCTTGCCGAGATCGCGAAGTACATCGACTGGGGCCCGTTCTTCCAGACCTGGGATCTGGCCGGCCCCTACCCCGCGATCCTGACCGACGAAGTGGTGGGCGAGCAGGCGACCAAGGTGTTCGCCGATGCGCAAGCCATGCTGAAAAAGATCATCGAAGGCCGCTGGCTCAGCGCCAACGGCGTGATCGGCCTGTACCCGGCCAACATGGTGAACCACGACGACATCGCGCTCTACACCGACGAGAGCCGCAACGACGTGGCGCTCACCTGGCATGGCCTGCGCCAGCAGACCGAAAAACAGGAGATCGACGGCGTCATGCGCCCCAGCCGCTGCCTGGCCGATTTTGTGGCGCCCAAAGGCACGGCGGACGACTACGTCGGCATGTTCGCGGTCACTGCCGGGCTGGGTTCCGAGAAGAAGGAAAAGCAGTTCAACGACGCCAACGACGACTACAACGCCATCCTTTTCAAAGCCCTGGCCGACCGCCTGGCCGAGTCTTTCGCCGAGTGCCTGCACCACCGCGTGCGCACCGACTTCTGGGGCTACGCGGCCGATGAAGCCCTCAGCAGCGAAGAACTCATCAAGGAGAAATACCAGGGTATCCGCCCGGCCCCTGGTTACCCTGCCTGCCCCGATCACACAGTCAAGCGCGCGATGTTCGAGGTGTTGAACTGCGAAGAGATCGGCATGGGTGTGACCGAAAGCCTGGCCATGACGCCGGCGGCCAGCGTGAGCGGTTTTTACCTGAGCCACCCGCAGAGCACTTACTTCAACGTGGGCAAGGTGGCCGACGACCAGATGGACGATCTGGCCACGCGCAGCGGTGTGGCGACAAGCGAACTGCGGCGCTGGATCGGTACTGGTTTGTAA
- a CDS encoding P-II family nitrogen regulator — protein sequence MKMVSAVIKPFKLDEVREALSTMGVQGITVTDVKGFGRQKGHTELYRGAEYVVDFLPKVKLEAAVSDDLVDRVIEAIEGAARTGKIGDGKIFVTDLEQVVRIRTGETGREAL from the coding sequence ATGAAAATGGTCTCGGCCGTCATCAAACCGTTCAAGCTGGACGAGGTGCGCGAAGCACTGTCCACCATGGGCGTGCAAGGCATTACCGTCACAGACGTCAAGGGCTTTGGCCGCCAGAAAGGCCACACCGAGCTGTACCGCGGCGCGGAATACGTGGTCGACTTTCTGCCCAAAGTGAAACTCGAAGCCGCCGTGTCCGACGACCTCGTCGACCGCGTGATCGAGGCGATTGAAGGTGCTGCCCGCACCGGAAAGATCGGCGACGGAAAGATTTTCGTCACCGACTTGGAACAAGTGGTTCGCATCCGCACCGGCGAGACCGGCCGGGAAGCGCTCTGA
- a CDS encoding Crp/Fnr family transcriptional regulator yields the protein MSFIGKFFGSRFGGDGPESQLPSERRAAVGASVSAHEAALLLRAPTALMQLSEIEALVVVGFMRPCQFETGATIIRQGETDDTGFMVLVLSGDITVETVMASRANPATVTVLGPGSLIGEMALVDGGARSASCIASSQVRCAVLTREALEALIAEQPAVAAKLMTAVAQRLGERLRESGHKLQVYSNLVKTMQQEIDALMPTPDRRLK from the coding sequence ATGTCTTTTATCGGCAAATTTTTCGGTTCACGTTTTGGTGGGGACGGCCCCGAGTCCCAGTTGCCGTCGGAGCGCCGGGCTGCGGTGGGTGCCTCGGTCAGTGCCCATGAAGCGGCGCTGTTGCTGCGCGCGCCAACGGCGCTGATGCAGCTCAGCGAGATCGAAGCGCTCGTGGTGGTGGGCTTCATGCGCCCCTGCCAGTTTGAAACGGGCGCGACCATCATTCGCCAGGGCGAAACCGACGACACCGGCTTCATGGTGCTCGTGCTCAGCGGAGACATCACGGTCGAAACCGTGATGGCCAGCCGCGCCAATCCTGCCACGGTGACGGTGCTCGGTCCGGGCAGCCTGATTGGCGAGATGGCCCTGGTGGACGGCGGTGCTCGTTCCGCTTCGTGCATCGCCAGTTCGCAGGTGCGCTGCGCCGTGCTCACGCGAGAAGCGCTGGAGGCACTCATCGCCGAGCAACCCGCAGTGGCCGCCAAACTCATGACCGCCGTGGCCCAGCGTCTGGGCGAGCGCTTGCGCGAAAGTGGCCACAAACTGCAGGTCTACAGCAACCTGGTCAAAACCATGCAACAGGAAATTGACGCTCTGATGCCAACCCCCGATCGTCGCCTGAAATAG